A stretch of Bordetella genomosp. 13 DNA encodes these proteins:
- a CDS encoding SDR family oxidoreductase, with protein MSASAYLQQFSLAGQVALVTGSARGLGACIARALAGCGAHVLVNGRNEQAVRDAVDDMRADGLAASALPFDVVDDAAVERAYARIDADFGRLDILVNNVGARNRKPLHEMTAAEIRALIDTDLVAGILLAKLAAERMARHRHGRLIAITSVAGELARAGDSVYPAAKQGLTGMVRALAMEYGGLGITSNAIAPGTFATETNAAIVADPVMGAALAARNPMGRWGRPDEIAGAAVFLASAAASYVNGHVLVVDGGLSVQF; from the coding sequence ATGAGCGCATCCGCATATCTGCAGCAGTTTTCCCTGGCGGGGCAGGTCGCCCTGGTGACCGGATCGGCACGGGGCCTGGGCGCGTGCATTGCCCGCGCGCTGGCCGGTTGCGGCGCCCATGTCCTCGTCAACGGCCGCAACGAGCAGGCCGTGCGGGATGCCGTGGATGACATGCGGGCCGACGGGCTGGCGGCCTCGGCCCTGCCCTTCGATGTGGTTGACGATGCCGCGGTGGAGCGGGCATACGCGCGCATCGATGCCGACTTCGGCAGGCTGGACATCCTGGTCAACAACGTCGGGGCGCGCAACCGCAAGCCGTTGCACGAGATGACCGCGGCCGAGATCCGGGCCCTGATCGACACCGATCTGGTGGCGGGCATACTGCTGGCCAAGCTGGCGGCCGAGCGCATGGCGCGCCACCGCCATGGACGCCTGATCGCCATCACCTCAGTGGCGGGCGAGCTGGCCCGGGCCGGCGACTCGGTGTATCCCGCGGCGAAGCAGGGCTTGACCGGCATGGTGCGCGCGCTGGCCATGGAATACGGCGGCCTGGGCATCACCAGCAACGCGATCGCGCCCGGAACCTTCGCCACCGAGACGAATGCCGCCATCGTCGCGGACCCCGTGATGGGCGCCGCGCTGGCCGCGCGCAATCCCATGGGGCGATGGGGCCGGCCCGACGAGATCGCCGGCGCCGCGGTGTTCCTCGCCTCGGCCGCCGCCTCGTACGTCAACGGACACGTCCTGGTCGTCGACGGGGGCTTGTCCGTGCAGTTCTGA
- a CDS encoding DMT family transporter, translated as MKSSLALPAAAATPTTAGSTPWGSIALFCVLWSSAFAAAKIALRDCPPLTLLTVRFLIAGVLMLGMAAVTGGLRRIPPRELLCLAGLGVLNNAMYLGFSWTGMETVSSAFTSVLVSTNPLLIGLLAGPVLGERLGWRKLAGLCLGLLGVVLVLRSRLTGMQEDLQGTLYVAIGLLGLVAGTLAYKRLKPRASLWSATGVQALAGSLALMPFALHYESIEQVRLTASLFGSVAYSIVLVSMGCYALWFSILNRTSATSASALHFLMPPLGLLFGWAVLGEAVSWLDMVGIVPIALGIWLATRNA; from the coding sequence ATGAAATCGTCGTTGGCCTTGCCCGCAGCCGCCGCAACCCCGACCACCGCGGGATCCACTCCTTGGGGTTCGATCGCACTGTTCTGCGTGCTGTGGAGTTCGGCGTTCGCGGCGGCCAAGATCGCCTTGCGGGACTGTCCGCCCCTGACTCTGCTGACCGTGCGGTTTCTCATCGCCGGCGTGCTGATGCTGGGCATGGCGGCGGTCACGGGCGGGCTGCGCCGCATCCCGCCGCGCGAACTGCTGTGCCTGGCGGGCCTGGGCGTGCTGAACAACGCGATGTACCTGGGTTTCAGCTGGACCGGCATGGAGACGGTGTCGTCCGCGTTCACCTCGGTGCTGGTCAGCACGAACCCGCTGCTGATCGGCCTGCTGGCCGGGCCGGTGCTGGGCGAGCGGCTGGGTTGGCGCAAGTTGGCGGGGCTGTGCCTGGGGCTGCTGGGCGTGGTGCTGGTGCTGCGGTCGCGGCTCACGGGCATGCAGGAAGACTTGCAAGGCACGCTTTACGTAGCCATCGGGTTGCTGGGGCTGGTGGCGGGCACGCTTGCCTACAAGCGGCTCAAGCCTCGCGCCAGCCTGTGGAGTGCGACGGGGGTACAGGCACTGGCCGGTTCGCTGGCCCTGATGCCCTTTGCGCTGCACTACGAATCGATCGAGCAGGTGCGCCTGACCGCCAGCCTGTTCGGCAGCGTGGCATACAGCATCGTGCTGGTATCGATGGGCTGCTATGCCCTGTGGTTCTCGATTCTCAACCGCACCAGCGCCACCTCGGCCAGCGCCCTGCACTTCCTCATGCCGCCGCTGGGTTTGCTGTTCGGCTGGGCCGTGCTGGGCGAGGCCGTCTCCTGGCTCGACATGGTCGGCATCGTCCCCATCGCATTGGGCATC
- a CDS encoding aldehyde dehydrogenase family protein: MRQHFIDNRPAAGASGERIPVIDPSSGQEYDSIARGTAADVDAAVQAARRAYDGAWGRLSHAERGRLLLKLSLKVLDHFDELAEIESRDCGKPTKQARADVTAIARYFEFYGGAADKLHGETLPYTQGYTVLTLREPHGVTGHIVPWNYPLQIFGRSVGAALAAGNACVVKPAEDACLSLLRVAELAAEVGFPAGALNIVTGYGHEAGDALARHPGIDHISFTGSPRIGALVTQAAAERHVPVTLELGGKSPQIVFADADIDAMLPVAVNAIVQNAGQTCSAGSRLLVERSAYEAVLERLGAAFAALRTGPGKMDLDCGPLIRKTQLQRVQGFLQAAEQDGIATVASGAVVDGAPADGYYQAPVLLRDVPVTHKLAQEEVFGPVLAAMPFDNEADAARIANATEYGLAASIWTRDGARQLRLARKLRSGQVFINNYGAGGGIELPFGGVKASGHGREKGFEALYGFTVLKTISIKHD; this comes from the coding sequence ATGAGACAGCACTTCATCGACAATCGTCCGGCGGCAGGCGCTTCGGGCGAGCGTATTCCGGTCATAGACCCGTCCAGCGGGCAGGAGTACGACAGCATCGCGCGCGGCACCGCCGCCGATGTCGATGCGGCCGTGCAGGCCGCGCGGCGCGCCTACGACGGCGCCTGGGGGCGCCTGAGCCACGCCGAGCGGGGCAGGCTGCTGCTGAAACTGTCCTTGAAGGTGCTGGACCATTTCGACGAGCTGGCCGAGATCGAATCGCGCGACTGCGGCAAGCCGACCAAACAGGCGCGTGCCGACGTGACCGCCATCGCGCGCTACTTCGAGTTCTACGGCGGCGCGGCCGACAAGCTGCATGGCGAGACGCTGCCCTACACGCAGGGCTACACCGTGCTTACCCTGCGCGAGCCGCACGGCGTCACGGGCCACATCGTGCCCTGGAACTATCCGCTGCAGATCTTCGGCCGCAGCGTCGGCGCCGCGCTGGCCGCGGGCAATGCCTGCGTGGTCAAGCCGGCCGAGGACGCCTGCCTGTCGCTGCTGCGCGTGGCCGAGCTGGCCGCCGAGGTGGGCTTCCCGGCCGGTGCGCTGAACATCGTCACGGGGTATGGCCACGAGGCCGGCGACGCGCTGGCCCGCCATCCCGGCATCGACCACATCTCGTTCACGGGCTCGCCGCGCATCGGCGCGCTGGTCACGCAGGCCGCGGCCGAGCGGCACGTGCCGGTGACGCTCGAGCTGGGCGGCAAATCGCCCCAGATCGTGTTTGCCGACGCCGACATCGACGCCATGCTGCCCGTGGCGGTCAACGCCATCGTGCAGAACGCCGGACAGACCTGCTCTGCGGGCAGCCGCCTGCTGGTGGAGCGCAGCGCGTATGAGGCCGTGCTGGAGCGCCTGGGCGCCGCCTTTGCCGCGCTGCGCACGGGGCCCGGGAAGATGGACCTGGACTGCGGTCCGCTGATCCGCAAGACCCAGCTGCAGCGCGTGCAGGGCTTCCTGCAGGCCGCCGAGCAGGACGGCATCGCCACGGTAGCCAGCGGCGCCGTCGTCGACGGTGCGCCGGCCGATGGCTATTACCAGGCGCCCGTGCTGCTGCGCGACGTGCCCGTGACCCACAAGCTGGCGCAGGAAGAAGTGTTCGGGCCGGTGCTGGCCGCCATGCCGTTCGACAACGAGGCGGACGCCGCGCGCATCGCCAACGCCACCGAATACGGCCTGGCCGCCAGCATCTGGACGCGCGACGGCGCACGCCAGCTGCGACTGGCCCGCAAACTGCGCAGCGGCCAGGTGTTCATCAACAACTATGGCGCGGGCGGCGGCATCGAACTGCCTTTCGGCGGCGTGAAGGCCAGCGGCCATGGGCGCGAGAAGGGGTTCGAAGCCCTGTATGGCTTCACCGTGCTGAAGACGATATCGATCAAGCACGACTGA
- a CDS encoding (2Fe-2S)-binding protein, translating to MYVCICNAVTERQVRACVDAGATSLGDLQFELGVASCCGCCADTAAEYLPGGRCSTVCDVRSIAVPVNMPAVRVDNDQPAANTPAVTRAA from the coding sequence ATGTACGTTTGTATCTGCAACGCTGTCACCGAACGCCAAGTCCGCGCCTGCGTAGACGCGGGCGCCACGTCGCTCGGCGATCTGCAATTCGAACTGGGTGTGGCCTCGTGCTGCGGCTGCTGCGCCGACACGGCGGCCGAATATCTGCCGGGCGGACGCTGCTCCACCGTCTGCGACGTCCGTTCGATTGCCGTTCCGGTGAACATGCCCGCGGTCCGGGTCGACAACGACCAGCCCGCCGCCAATACCCCCGCGGTCACCCGCGCCGCCTGA
- a CDS encoding LysR family transcriptional regulator, with protein sequence MDLDLLHSFVSVVDAGGFTRAGERVHRTQSTVSQQIRKLESALGCELFVREGRQVRLTEDGERLLGYARRMLALSTEIREAVSGAQGVEMVRVGVPDDFAVESITRLVARFARAHPAVRVTMRADLSAVLARSLARGELDIALFKREPGAGDCVDAWPERLNWLCRHDWATTLPDPVPLVAFPQGCMYRNRAIHALESAGRRWRIAYESPNIGGLQAALEGGLGIALMDRRCLTPAMRTCDDLLPRPAPSELALCLNPTASGAARDLALRMREFCAEAAQARPADVESPGHAMAD encoded by the coding sequence ATGGACCTGGATCTCCTCCATAGCTTCGTTTCCGTCGTCGACGCGGGCGGCTTCACTCGTGCGGGAGAACGCGTCCATCGCACGCAATCCACGGTCAGCCAGCAGATCCGCAAACTCGAATCGGCGCTGGGCTGCGAACTGTTCGTGCGGGAAGGCCGTCAGGTCCGGCTGACCGAAGACGGCGAGCGGCTGCTGGGCTATGCCCGCCGCATGCTGGCGCTGTCCACCGAGATCCGCGAGGCCGTCAGCGGTGCGCAGGGCGTGGAGATGGTAAGAGTCGGCGTGCCGGACGATTTCGCGGTGGAAAGCATCACGCGCCTGGTGGCCCGCTTCGCGCGGGCCCATCCCGCCGTTCGCGTGACCATGCGCGCGGACCTGAGCGCCGTGCTGGCGCGCAGCCTGGCGCGCGGCGAACTGGACATCGCCTTGTTCAAGCGTGAACCCGGCGCCGGCGACTGCGTGGACGCCTGGCCGGAACGCCTGAACTGGCTATGCCGCCACGATTGGGCGACGACGCTGCCCGACCCCGTACCGCTGGTGGCCTTTCCGCAGGGCTGCATGTATCGCAATCGCGCCATTCACGCCCTGGAAAGCGCCGGGCGGCGCTGGCGCATCGCATACGAAAGCCCCAACATCGGCGGCCTGCAGGCGGCGCTGGAAGGCGGGCTGGGCATTGCGCTGATGGATCGCCGCTGCCTGACGCCGGCCATGCGCACCTGCGACGACCTGCTGCCGCGCCCGGCCCCCAGCGAACTGGCGTTGTGCCTCAACCCCACCGCGTCGGGGGCGGCGCGCGACCTAGCGCTGCGAATGCGGGAATTCTGCGCCGAGGCGGCGCAGGCAAGGCCGGCGGACGTCGAGTCCCCTGGCCACGCCATGGCGGATTGA
- the leuA gene encoding 2-isopropylmalate synthase: MMLANPAAKYVPFRPFAQDFADRTWPSRRITAPPIWMSTDLRDGNQALIEPMSVERKLRFFDQLVKIGFKEIEVGFPSASQTDFDFVRKLIEERRIPDDVTIIVLTQAREDLISRTVESAAGAKRAMVHLYNACAPAFRKIVFNMSKDEIRNIAVTGTRLVKKYMAQHPETQWLYEYSPEVFSTTEPEFALEVSNAVAEEWDATPQKKLVLNLPATIEATTPNLYADQIEWMHRNLARRDSIVLSVHPHNDRGTAVAAAEFAVMAGADRIEGCLFGSGERTGNVDLVTLALNLYTQGVHPGLDFSDIDEVRRCAEYCNQLPVHPRHPYAGDLVFTAFSGSHQDAIKKGFAQQAPDAVWEVPYLPIDPADLGRSYDAVIRVNSQSGKGGVSYLLEQEHGLELPRRLQIEFSRAIQRVTDETGREVTAADVYTIFNEEYLQQHSPWTLIRHRIDGDPSAGEGKQFTITAELEYEGVRRTVTGSGDGAISAFVAALDVPVRIMDYHEHAIGTGTDTRAASYVEVRVGDSPTGFGVGIDRDIVTASFRAVLSAVNRHLAAGKTVDADEAVAA, translated from the coding sequence ATGATGCTCGCCAACCCCGCCGCCAAATACGTTCCCTTCCGCCCGTTCGCCCAGGACTTCGCCGACCGCACTTGGCCCAGCCGCCGCATCACCGCTCCGCCGATCTGGATGAGCACCGATCTGCGCGACGGCAACCAGGCGCTGATCGAGCCGATGAGCGTGGAACGCAAGCTGCGGTTCTTCGACCAGCTGGTGAAGATCGGTTTCAAGGAAATCGAGGTGGGCTTTCCGTCGGCCTCGCAGACCGACTTCGATTTCGTGCGCAAGCTGATCGAAGAGCGCCGCATTCCCGATGACGTCACCATCATCGTGCTGACCCAGGCGCGCGAAGACCTCATCAGCCGCACGGTGGAATCGGCCGCGGGCGCCAAGCGCGCCATGGTGCACCTGTACAACGCCTGCGCGCCCGCGTTCCGCAAGATCGTCTTCAACATGAGCAAGGACGAGATCCGCAACATCGCGGTCACCGGCACGCGCCTGGTCAAGAAGTACATGGCCCAGCACCCCGAAACGCAGTGGCTGTACGAGTACTCGCCGGAGGTCTTCAGCACCACCGAGCCCGAGTTCGCGCTGGAAGTGTCCAACGCCGTGGCCGAGGAATGGGACGCCACGCCGCAGAAGAAGCTCGTGCTCAACCTGCCGGCCACCATCGAGGCCACCACGCCCAACCTGTACGCCGACCAGATCGAATGGATGCACCGCAACCTGGCGCGCCGCGACAGCATCGTGCTCAGCGTGCATCCGCACAATGACCGCGGCACCGCGGTGGCGGCGGCCGAGTTCGCCGTCATGGCCGGAGCCGACCGCATCGAGGGCTGCCTGTTCGGCAGCGGCGAGCGCACCGGCAACGTCGACCTGGTGACGCTCGCGCTGAACCTGTACACGCAAGGCGTGCACCCTGGGCTGGACTTCTCGGACATCGACGAGGTGCGCCGCTGTGCCGAGTACTGCAATCAATTGCCCGTGCATCCGCGCCATCCCTACGCTGGCGATCTCGTGTTCACCGCCTTCTCAGGCTCGCACCAGGACGCCATCAAGAAGGGCTTCGCGCAGCAGGCCCCGGACGCCGTCTGGGAAGTGCCCTATCTGCCCATCGACCCGGCCGACCTGGGCCGCAGCTACGACGCCGTGATCCGCGTCAACAGCCAGTCGGGCAAGGGCGGCGTATCGTACCTGCTCGAACAAGAACACGGCCTCGAACTGCCGCGCCGTCTGCAGATCGAATTCAGCCGCGCCATCCAGCGCGTCACCGACGAGACCGGGCGCGAAGTCACGGCGGCCGACGTCTACACCATCTTCAACGAGGAATACCTGCAACAGCACTCGCCGTGGACGCTGATCCGCCATCGCATCGACGGCGACCCTTCGGCCGGCGAAGGCAAGCAGTTCACCATCACGGCCGAACTCGAGTACGAAGGTGTACGCCGCACCGTGACCGGCAGCGGCGACGGCGCGATCTCGGCCTTCGTGGCGGCGCTGGACGTGCCGGTGCGCATCATGGACTACCACGAGCACGCCATCGGCACGGGCACCGACACCCGCGCGGCCAGCTATGTCGAGGTGCGCGTGGGCGATTCGCCCACCGGCTTCGGCGTGGGCATCGACCGCGACATCGTGACGGCGTCGTTCCGGGCGGTGCTGAGCGCCGTGAACCGGCACCTGGCCGCCGGCAAGACGGTGGATGCCGACGAGGCCGTGGCGGCCTGA
- the rpoN gene encoding RNA polymerase factor sigma-54, with the protein MTRPALELRPGQHLTLTPQLQQSIRLLQLSSLELEAEISQALSENPLLERDEDPAQADNADPQREASVDNDDSAPDTESRLEEMPGSGGVYPDEDGETQQTAHTDTLREHLLGQLILTRAAPRDAALAALLIDELDENGYLGSPLDEILTWLPAELEVDLDELRAALTLLQSFDPSGVGARDTADCLLLQLRHPDPARLPEAGQPGVLAVARQICANHLPLLASGNPARLREALHCDDATLRAAHALIQRLDPRPGRAWTVPAADYAIPDVIVRKTRQGWQAVLNSAVVPRLHINGLYAQMLGNQRESSHAGLQAQLQQARWMIRNVEQRFDTILRVSQAIVARQSAFFSQGPAAMRPLILKDIAGELGLHESTISRATTQKYMLTPYGTLELKRFFGTGVATDSGDSASATAVQEHIRQMVAGENRAKPLSDSQIMQRLADQGIVIARRTVAKYREALRIAPAAVRKAHAAVR; encoded by the coding sequence ATGACTCGTCCTGCTTTAGAACTTCGTCCCGGCCAGCACCTCACGCTGACCCCGCAGCTGCAACAGTCGATCCGGCTGCTGCAGCTGTCATCGCTGGAGCTCGAAGCCGAGATTTCGCAGGCGCTGTCCGAGAACCCCCTGCTCGAGCGCGACGAGGATCCGGCACAGGCCGACAACGCCGATCCGCAGCGCGAGGCATCGGTCGACAACGACGACAGCGCGCCCGATACCGAGTCGCGACTGGAAGAGATGCCCGGCTCGGGGGGCGTCTATCCCGACGAAGATGGCGAAACCCAGCAGACCGCGCACACGGACACCTTGCGCGAGCACCTGTTGGGCCAGCTGATCCTCACGCGTGCCGCGCCGCGCGATGCGGCCCTGGCGGCGCTGCTGATCGACGAGCTGGACGAGAACGGTTATCTGGGCTCGCCGCTGGACGAAATCCTGACCTGGCTGCCAGCCGAGCTCGAGGTCGACCTGGACGAACTGCGCGCGGCGCTTACCCTGCTGCAGTCGTTCGACCCATCGGGGGTGGGCGCGCGTGACACCGCGGACTGCCTGCTGCTGCAGCTGCGCCATCCCGATCCGGCTCGCCTGCCCGAGGCGGGGCAGCCGGGCGTGCTGGCGGTGGCCCGGCAGATCTGCGCGAATCACCTGCCGCTGCTGGCCAGCGGCAATCCGGCGCGCCTGCGCGAGGCGCTGCATTGCGACGACGCCACGCTGCGGGCGGCGCACGCGCTCATCCAGCGGCTCGATCCGCGGCCCGGCCGCGCCTGGACGGTGCCCGCGGCCGATTATGCGATTCCGGACGTCATCGTCCGCAAGACGCGGCAAGGCTGGCAGGCCGTGCTGAACAGCGCGGTGGTGCCGCGTCTGCATATCAACGGCCTGTACGCGCAGATGCTGGGCAACCAGCGCGAGTCCAGCCATGCGGGGCTGCAGGCGCAGCTGCAGCAGGCGCGCTGGATGATCCGCAACGTCGAACAGCGCTTCGACACCATCCTGCGGGTGTCGCAGGCCATCGTGGCGCGGCAGTCGGCCTTCTTCAGCCAGGGGCCCGCGGCCATGCGGCCGCTCATCCTGAAAGACATCGCGGGCGAGCTCGGCCTGCACGAATCCACCATTTCGCGCGCCACCACGCAGAAGTACATGCTTACCCCCTATGGCACGCTGGAGCTGAAGCGCTTCTTCGGCACCGGGGTCGCCACGGACAGCGGCGACTCGGCGTCGGCCACGGCCGTGCAGGAACACATCCGCCAGATGGTGGCGGGCGAGAACCGCGCCAAGCCTTTGTCCGACAGCCAGATCATGCAGCGCCTGGCGGATCAGGGCATCGTCATCGCGCGACGCACCGTGGCCAAGTATCGCGAGGCGTTGCGCATCGCGCCGGCGGCCGTGCGCAAGGCGCACGCGGCGGTGCGGTAA
- a CDS encoding type II toxin-antitoxin system VapB family antitoxin has protein sequence MNVDIANGMNTGLVRSRPQAFRTPTTLALDNELPAKARSYTGIHEASALVDRALKYLIELEASRQLARLHGVAPGLTDKAWRQPRRDNDAR, from the coding sequence ATGAACGTGGATATTGCAAACGGCATGAACACCGGGCTGGTGCGGAGCAGGCCGCAGGCATTCCGAACGCCCACCACCCTGGCACTTGACAACGAACTTCCGGCAAAAGCGAGGTCCTACACCGGAATCCATGAAGCCTCGGCACTGGTAGACCGTGCACTGAAGTATCTCATCGAACTGGAAGCATCCCGGCAGCTGGCTCGTCTTCATGGCGTCGCCCCTGGTCTGACGGACAAGGCGTGGCGGCAACCGAGGCGCGACAATGATGCTCGTTGA
- a CDS encoding ABC transporter permease: MARDFRFLHTAIRRHALPADASAAGLPPEAAAALQDQLRHGRRAGLRHRLRVGAWQLLILAVLLGAWEGLTRIPWFVQNTLFDPFFISQPSRVALRLWQWLQPGPRSVWPHLWLTLEATLLGLLAGVGSGFAVGLALSRSRMLSEVCNPFIVAFNSMPRIAFVPLITMFFGLGLASKVVTSWFVVFFLVFFNTYKGGRSVERELVDFCRTLGGSPRQILWRVRIPTAAAWTFAALPNAISFALIGVVLAEFVGSTTGMGYLMITALATLNATDMFAAVTLLSVVGIVLVYAVTWLERRLLHWAPEFRDA; the protein is encoded by the coding sequence ATGGCACGTGATTTCCGATTCCTGCACACCGCCATCCGGCGGCATGCGCTGCCTGCCGATGCCTCGGCCGCCGGCCTGCCGCCCGAGGCGGCCGCCGCCCTGCAAGACCAGTTGCGCCACGGCCGACGCGCCGGCCTGCGCCACCGCCTGCGCGTCGGCGCGTGGCAGTTGTTGATTCTTGCCGTGCTGCTGGGCGCGTGGGAAGGGCTGACCCGCATTCCCTGGTTCGTGCAGAACACGCTGTTCGACCCATTCTTCATCAGCCAGCCCTCGCGCGTGGCGCTGCGGCTTTGGCAGTGGCTGCAGCCCGGGCCGCGCTCGGTGTGGCCGCACCTGTGGCTCACACTGGAGGCCACGCTGCTGGGGCTGCTGGCGGGAGTGGGCAGCGGGTTCGCGGTGGGGCTGGCGCTGTCGCGCAGCCGCATGCTGTCCGAGGTGTGCAACCCGTTCATCGTGGCCTTCAACTCGATGCCGCGCATCGCGTTCGTGCCGCTCATCACCATGTTCTTCGGCCTGGGGCTGGCGTCCAAGGTGGTCACCTCGTGGTTCGTGGTGTTCTTTCTGGTGTTCTTCAACACCTACAAGGGCGGACGCAGCGTCGAGCGCGAACTGGTCGACTTCTGCCGCACGCTGGGCGGCTCGCCGCGGCAGATCCTGTGGCGCGTGCGCATTCCCACCGCGGCGGCCTGGACCTTCGCGGCGCTGCCCAACGCCATCAGCTTCGCGCTGATCGGGGTGGTGTTGGCCGAGTTCGTGGGCTCCACCACCGGCATGGGTTACCTGATGATCACCGCGCTGGCCACGCTGAACGCAACCGACATGTTCGCGGCCGTGACGCTGTTGTCCGTCGTGGGCATTGTGCTGGTCTACGCCGTGACCTGGCTGGAACGCAGGCTGCTGCACTGGGCGCCGGAGTTCCGCGACGCCTAG